In a genomic window of [Empedobacter] haloabium:
- a CDS encoding SirB2 family protein, with the protein MGLASHYYAVKHLHIACVSASGALFLLRGMWMLAAPGMLQRRWVRTLPHLVDTLLLASAVTLAVLSGQYPFAQDWLGAKVIALVVYVLLGGVALRRGRTRAIRATAFGAALVTFAYIVSVAVTKHVVPFA; encoded by the coding sequence ATGGGCCTTGCCAGCCACTACTACGCCGTCAAGCACCTGCACATCGCCTGCGTGAGCGCCAGCGGCGCGCTGTTCCTGCTGCGCGGCATGTGGATGCTGGCCGCACCCGGCATGCTGCAACGGCGCTGGGTGCGCACCCTGCCGCACCTGGTCGACACGCTGCTGCTGGCCAGCGCCGTAACGCTGGCGGTCTTGTCCGGCCAATACCCGTTCGCGCAGGACTGGCTGGGTGCCAAGGTGATCGCGCTGGTCGTGTACGTGCTGCTGGGCGGCGTGGCGCTGCGGCGTGGGCGCACCCGCGCCATCCGCGCCACGGCGTTCGGCGCCGCCCTAGTCACCTTTGCCTATATCGTCTCGGTCGCCGTGACGAAGCACGTCGTCCCCTTCGCCTGA
- a CDS encoding SCO family protein: MRIQPYLAGLLLALAVAGGAHAASYPPASLYRLDTVLTDSHESRFSLADMAGAPVLVTMFYGDCSSACPVVIEALKRTLDALGPDAGKLRVLLVSLDPLRDDPRALARLARKQRLDSGRWRLAVPPDETQTRRLAAALNIRYRALTGGEIGHTARITLLGADGTVRAVSTRLEVEPDPAFLDSIRAVLAERF; encoded by the coding sequence ATGAGAATCCAACCTTATCTGGCCGGCCTGCTGCTTGCGCTGGCCGTCGCCGGCGGCGCCCATGCCGCCAGCTACCCGCCGGCCTCGCTGTACCGGCTCGACACGGTCCTGACCGATTCGCACGAGAGCCGCTTCAGCCTGGCCGACATGGCCGGCGCCCCGGTGCTGGTGACGATGTTCTATGGCGACTGCAGCAGCGCCTGCCCGGTCGTCATCGAGGCCCTCAAGCGCACGCTGGACGCGCTCGGGCCGGACGCCGGCAAACTGCGCGTGCTGCTGGTCAGTCTCGACCCGCTGCGCGACGATCCGCGCGCGCTGGCCCGGCTGGCGCGCAAGCAGCGCCTCGACTCCGGGCGCTGGCGCCTGGCCGTGCCGCCGGACGAGACGCAGACGCGCCGCCTGGCCGCCGCGCTGAACATCCGCTACCGCGCGCTGACGGGCGGCGAGATCGGCCATACCGCCCGCATCACGCTGCTGGGTGCTGACGGCACCGTGCGTGCCGTCAGCACCCGGCTGGAGGTCGAGCCCGATCCGGCTTTCCTGGACAGCATCCGGGCGGTACTGGCCGAGCGTTTTTAA
- the nirK gene encoding copper-containing nitrite reductase, translated as MNKNSKPGLSIVSSAALAAAIAMAFVAPAAPAAERLPVVVQELVAPPAVPPRITRNTPAKVVVNLTVEEVEREIAPGTRYTFWTFGGTVPGKMIRVREGDTVELHLQNLAGNKLPHNIDLHAVTGPGGGAAQTLIAPGNEAEFTFKALAPGLYVYHCATAPVGMHVANGMYGMILVEPAEGMAPVDHEYYVMQGDFYTAGQYRAGGLQNFDMQKAIDEKPTYVVFNGADGALTGANALKAKAGESVRMFFGVGGPNITSSFHVIGTIFDKVYTEGGKHFQENVQTTMVPTGGSTIVEFTPRVPGELVLVDHSLTRAFNKGAIGMISVEGQERPEIYAKGIKRALPADAPMLAAKPAPAPVVKAAKANGAVPTVKAVARAPAAAAAPAASPQPATHLRARAVYDANCSACHQPDGKGVPGVFPPLANSDFFQQRPYEMAHIVLNGRSGELVVNGEHYNGVMPPQDLSDDDIAAVINYISTDMNNGKPVLDAAKVREMRAARSK; from the coding sequence ATGAACAAGAACAGCAAGCCGGGTCTCTCTATCGTCTCCTCCGCCGCGCTGGCCGCGGCAATCGCAATGGCCTTCGTCGCCCCCGCCGCGCCCGCGGCGGAACGCCTGCCCGTCGTGGTGCAGGAGCTGGTGGCGCCGCCGGCCGTCCCGCCCCGCATCACCCGCAACACGCCTGCCAAGGTGGTCGTCAACCTGACCGTGGAGGAGGTGGAGCGCGAGATCGCCCCGGGCACCCGTTACACCTTCTGGACCTTCGGCGGCACCGTGCCGGGCAAGATGATCCGCGTGCGCGAAGGCGACACGGTCGAACTGCATCTGCAGAACCTGGCCGGCAACAAGCTGCCGCACAATATCGACCTGCACGCCGTCACGGGTCCCGGCGGCGGTGCCGCCCAGACGCTGATCGCACCGGGCAACGAGGCCGAATTCACGTTCAAGGCGCTGGCGCCCGGCCTGTACGTGTACCACTGCGCCACCGCGCCGGTCGGCATGCACGTCGCCAACGGCATGTACGGCATGATCCTGGTCGAGCCGGCCGAGGGCATGGCACCGGTCGACCATGAATACTACGTGATGCAGGGCGACTTCTACACCGCCGGCCAGTACCGCGCCGGCGGCCTGCAGAACTTCGACATGCAGAAGGCCATCGACGAGAAGCCGACCTACGTCGTCTTCAACGGTGCCGATGGCGCGCTGACCGGCGCCAACGCGCTCAAGGCCAAGGCCGGCGAGTCGGTGCGCATGTTCTTCGGCGTGGGCGGCCCCAACATCACGTCCAGCTTCCACGTGATCGGCACGATCTTCGACAAGGTCTACACCGAGGGCGGCAAGCACTTCCAGGAAAACGTGCAGACCACGATGGTGCCCACGGGCGGCTCGACGATCGTCGAGTTCACGCCGCGCGTGCCGGGCGAACTGGTGCTGGTGGACCACTCGCTGACGCGCGCCTTCAACAAGGGTGCGATCGGCATGATCAGCGTGGAAGGCCAGGAACGGCCGGAGATCTACGCCAAGGGCATCAAGCGCGCGCTGCCCGCGGATGCGCCAATGCTGGCCGCCAAGCCGGCGCCGGCGCCGGTGGTCAAGGCCGCCAAGGCCAATGGCGCCGTGCCGACCGTGAAGGCGGTGGCGCGCGCGCCCGCCGCGGCCGCGGCACCGGCCGCCTCCCCTCAGCCGGCCACGCACCTGCGCGCCCGCGCCGTGTACGACGCCAACTGCAGCGCATGCCACCAGCCGGACGGCAAGGGCGTGCCGGGCGTGTTCCCGCCGCTGGCCAATTCCGACTTCTTCCAGCAGCGGCCCTACGAGATGGCGCACATCGTGCTGAACGGCCGCAGCGGCGAACTGGTCGTCAATGGCGAGCACTACAACGGCGTGATGCCGCCGCAGGACCTGTCCGACGACGACATCGCCGCCGTCATCAACTACATCAGCACCGACATGAACAACGGCAAGCCGGTGCTCGATGCGGCCAAGGTGCGCGAAATGCGTGCCGCCCGGAGCAAATGA
- a CDS encoding formylglycine-generating enzyme family protein, producing the protein MMGRAAIAVAATLAAALAMTGGASAQPAYHALAGGTLRTVLPDDAAGAAVTVAPFQLRERPVSNAEFRAFVARAPEWARGRAPALFAGPSYLAALAGGADDAPVTHVSWHAAAAYCASEGARLPRWHEWEFAAAADATRADARDDPAWLATILAWYAAPGAKVPGPIGQGVPNVYGIHDLHGLQWEWVEDFNGLFVDADSRAGQGKRQLAFCGAGAVSLADRRNYAILMRVALLAALDSNHDGARLGFRCAR; encoded by the coding sequence ATGATGGGCCGCGCCGCCATCGCCGTGGCAGCCACCCTTGCAGCCGCGCTGGCGATGACAGGCGGTGCGTCGGCGCAACCGGCGTACCACGCTCTCGCCGGCGGGACGCTGCGCACGGTCCTGCCGGACGACGCGGCCGGCGCGGCCGTCACGGTCGCGCCATTCCAGCTGCGCGAACGGCCGGTCAGCAATGCCGAGTTCCGCGCCTTCGTGGCCCGCGCGCCCGAGTGGGCGCGGGGCCGGGCCCCGGCCCTGTTCGCCGGCCCTTCCTACCTAGCGGCGCTGGCGGGCGGCGCGGACGATGCGCCCGTGACCCACGTCAGCTGGCATGCGGCGGCGGCCTACTGCGCCAGCGAGGGCGCCCGCTTGCCGCGCTGGCACGAGTGGGAGTTCGCCGCCGCGGCCGACGCCACCCGCGCCGATGCGCGTGACGACCCGGCCTGGCTGGCCACCATCCTGGCCTGGTATGCGGCGCCCGGTGCCAAGGTGCCGGGCCCCATCGGCCAGGGCGTGCCGAACGTGTACGGCATCCATGACCTGCACGGCCTGCAGTGGGAATGGGTGGAGGATTTCAACGGCCTGTTCGTCGACGCCGACAGCCGCGCCGGCCAGGGCAAGCGCCAGCTGGCCTTCTGCGGCGCCGGTGCCGTCTCGCTGGCCGACCGGCGCAACTACGCCATCCTGATGCGCGTCGCCCTGCTGGCGGCGCTCGACAGCAACCACGACGGCGCGCGCCTGGGCTTTCGCTGCGCGCGCTGA
- a CDS encoding nitric-oxide reductase large subunit — protein sequence MHATRKLWTWLAVICALSFAVLGWVGSEIWLAAPPIPKQVVAADGATLYREGQVDQGQQAWLAAGGQQVGSVWGHGSYVAPDWSADWLHREALALREIWAKREHGAAFDTLSKPVQAALNARLQEELRRNTYDKASGTIVLSNDRAAAVREVARHYRGLFGADPALDGLREQYAMGNGVLTDPAELDALPAFVFWSAWAAATDRPGQPGLSYTSNWPHEPLVGNRPRAEVGIWSIASVVLMIGAIAAMIWFHATHKEEDDPAPPKADPLFNLKATPSMRATRKYFFVVIGLILAQVGMGVVTAHYAVEGHSFFGIPLADILPFSVSRTIHTQFAVLWIATAWLATGLYIAPAISGHEPKFQKLGVDVLFYALLFIVVGSTASGWLGTLQHKGSAFAFWLGNQGLEFTSMGRVWQVLLFVGLLFWVTLLGRALWPALRKASESRGLIVMVFLSALCIGGFYATSLTWGRHSHYSMIEYWRWWLVHLWVEGFFEVFATAVIALLFTRLGLIRAAAANSAIVLETIVFLFGGILGTLHHLYFTGTPTFVIALGGMFSALEVVPLSMLGIEAYRNYQRSRSAAWVQTYKWPILCFIAVGFWNLVGAGLLGFAINTPIALYYMQGLNMTAAHGHAALFGVYGMLGIGLLLFCLRGLSERAAWADSLLKPMFWCLNIGLAMMVFISLAPAGLVQSVASITEGMWYARSPEVVHSPLMETLVWLRVPGDIVFAVGCLYLALFGWRLMRRPAQPAAVTTASAPTA from the coding sequence ATGCACGCCACACGCAAACTCTGGACCTGGCTCGCCGTCATCTGCGCTCTCTCCTTCGCCGTACTGGGCTGGGTGGGATCGGAGATCTGGCTCGCCGCGCCCCCCATACCCAAACAGGTCGTCGCCGCCGACGGCGCCACGCTCTACCGCGAGGGCCAGGTCGACCAGGGCCAGCAAGCCTGGCTGGCGGCCGGCGGCCAGCAGGTCGGCTCCGTCTGGGGCCATGGCAGCTACGTCGCGCCGGACTGGTCGGCCGACTGGCTGCACCGCGAGGCCCTGGCGCTGCGCGAGATCTGGGCCAAGCGCGAGCACGGCGCGGCGTTCGACACGCTGTCCAAGCCCGTCCAGGCCGCGCTGAACGCGCGCCTGCAAGAGGAGCTGCGCCGCAATACCTATGACAAGGCCAGCGGCACCATCGTGCTGTCCAACGACCGCGCCGCCGCCGTGCGCGAAGTCGCCCGCCATTACCGTGGCCTGTTTGGCGCCGATCCGGCGCTGGACGGCCTGCGCGAGCAGTATGCGATGGGCAACGGCGTGCTGACCGACCCGGCCGAGCTGGACGCCCTGCCCGCCTTCGTGTTCTGGTCGGCCTGGGCCGCCGCCACCGACCGTCCGGGCCAGCCGGGCCTGAGCTATACCAGCAACTGGCCGCACGAGCCGCTGGTGGGCAACCGTCCCCGCGCCGAAGTGGGCATCTGGTCGATCGCCAGCGTGGTGCTGATGATCGGCGCCATCGCCGCCATGATCTGGTTCCACGCCACCCACAAGGAGGAAGACGATCCGGCGCCACCGAAAGCCGATCCGCTGTTCAACCTGAAGGCCACGCCATCGATGCGCGCCACGCGCAAGTACTTCTTTGTCGTCATCGGCCTGATCCTGGCCCAGGTGGGCATGGGCGTCGTCACCGCCCATTACGCGGTCGAAGGCCACAGCTTCTTCGGCATCCCGCTGGCCGACATCCTGCCGTTCTCCGTCAGCCGTACCATCCACACCCAGTTCGCCGTGCTGTGGATCGCCACCGCCTGGCTGGCCACGGGCCTGTACATCGCGCCGGCCATCTCCGGCCACGAGCCGAAGTTCCAGAAGCTGGGCGTGGACGTGCTGTTCTACGCGCTGCTGTTCATCGTGGTCGGTTCGACCGCCTCGGGCTGGCTGGGCACCCTGCAGCACAAGGGCAGCGCGTTCGCCTTCTGGCTGGGCAACCAGGGCCTGGAATTCACCAGCATGGGCCGCGTCTGGCAGGTGCTGCTGTTCGTCGGCCTGCTGTTCTGGGTCACGCTGCTGGGCCGCGCCCTGTGGCCGGCACTGAGGAAAGCTTCGGAGAGCCGCGGCCTGATCGTCATGGTGTTCCTGTCCGCGCTGTGCATCGGCGGCTTCTACGCCACCTCGCTGACCTGGGGCCGCCACTCGCACTATTCGATGATCGAATACTGGCGCTGGTGGCTGGTGCATCTGTGGGTCGAGGGCTTCTTCGAGGTGTTCGCCACCGCCGTCATCGCCCTGCTGTTCACCCGCCTGGGCCTGATCCGCGCGGCCGCCGCCAACAGCGCCATCGTGCTGGAAACCATCGTGTTCCTGTTCGGCGGCATCCTGGGAACGCTGCACCACCTCTACTTCACCGGCACGCCGACCTTCGTCATCGCCCTGGGCGGCATGTTCTCGGCGCTGGAAGTGGTGCCGCTGTCGATGCTCGGCATCGAGGCCTACCGCAACTACCAGCGTTCCCGTTCGGCGGCCTGGGTGCAGACCTACAAATGGCCGATCCTGTGCTTCATCGCCGTCGGCTTCTGGAACCTCGTGGGCGCCGGCCTGCTGGGCTTCGCCATCAACACGCCGATCGCGCTGTACTACATGCAGGGCCTGAACATGACGGCGGCGCACGGCCATGCCGCGCTGTTCGGCGTGTACGGCATGCTGGGCATCGGCCTGCTGCTGTTCTGCCTGCGCGGCCTGTCCGAGCGCGCCGCCTGGGCCGACAGCCTGCTCAAACCCATGTTCTGGTGCCTGAACATTGGCCTGGCGATGATGGTCTTCATCTCGCTGGCACCCGCCGGCCTGGTGCAATCGGTCGCCAGCATCACCGAAGGGATGTGGTATGCCCGCTCGCCGGAAGTGGTCCACTCGCCGCTGATGGAAACGCTGGTGTGGCTGCGCGTGCCGGGCGACATCGTGTTCGCCGTCGGCTGCCTGTACCTCGCCCTGTTCGGCTGGCGCCTGATGCGCCGGCCGGCCCAGCCCGCCGCCGTCACGACGGCCAGCGCACCGACCGCCTGA
- a CDS encoding DUF2249 domain-containing protein: MSHDCSQPAGPAGIYPFDARGVAKRFRHAAIFGALDALAPGEIMRFCNDHDPLPLLQQIGHYYGERIKASYVAREPGQVVIDFLVAA, from the coding sequence ATGTCGCACGATTGTTCCCAACCCGCCGGTCCCGCCGGCATCTACCCCTTCGATGCACGCGGCGTCGCCAAGCGCTTCCGCCACGCCGCCATCTTCGGCGCGCTCGACGCGCTGGCGCCCGGCGAGATCATGCGCTTCTGTAACGACCACGATCCGCTGCCGCTCCTGCAGCAGATCGGCCACTACTACGGCGAGCGCATCAAGGCTTCCTACGTCGCGCGCGAGCCGGGCCAGGTGGTGATCGACTTCCTGGTCGCCGCGTAA